The genomic stretch TTTCGCACTGTGGGTGGAATTCCATATTAGAGAGCACGTGGCATGGTGTCCCTGTTGTGACTTGGCCTCTGTCTGCAGAGCAGCAGATTAATGCCTTTCAGATGGTGAGGGATTTGGGATTGGCCGTGGAGCTGAGATTGGACTACAGAAGGGACCGTGGTAATCATTTCGTGGTGGCGGATGAGATTGAGAAGGCTGTGAGGTGTGTGATGGACGGTGATGGTGCGGTGAGGAAGAGGGTTGAGGAGATGAGTGAAGTGTGCAGGAAGGCTGTTGGAGATGGTGGATCTTCCTCTACTTCGTTTCGACATTTGATTGAGGTTATGTTGGCAAGCCTTGACAAAAAGGAGGAATGATGGGATTAGTCGCACATATGCTCACGGCACAATataattgcttttattttggGGAACTACAAATATAAATAACTAGGCTTTGTTCATTTGCACATCTGCGACTAATCTTAGTTGCTTGACTGTGGTCGCGGGTAAGGTGAAATTCCCAATAACCTTTACAAGCCTGGATTAGGTGGATAATCGTGGTTTGCCACCAATTGTCTCTCTTTTTCTAAGAAAAAGCTCAAGTAAAAGCAACTGATTTTGTGTGCTCAATAACAATTCTAGTGCAATGTTTATTAATGCATGGTTTGCTTAAGAAACGGACTTAACTATAAGTGATTTTCGCACTTTGTTTTCTTCGTGCACtccttcatttcttttttctagCATGTGGAATACATCGAGAGGTAGAAACACAATAAATGCCGAATGAACAACGCAAGTGCGCAAATCACTACCCAGATAAATACCTATATTGGAGGAACGTAGGAAAATGGAATTTTAAGGACAAAGAGAACATATTTCTTCTACAAAGTAATGTTGCTTTTATTCATCATCCAGATTACAAAGACAATTAAAcgaatttaacaaattaaatgaaacaatacaaaattacaaatgagGAATTAAATTTAATCCTTCATATATTTCCATCCGATCTCAAATAATTGGAGAACCTCACATGATCCATTggatctttcttctttttcttgaaatgCTTAGAGGCAGCTTTCAGCACCTTATTCCACACCTGAACACCAATTACATAACTTCATATCTTAGAAATCAAAAACCAGATCAACCAAAAAATTTCAGTTACCAGATTGATTAAATTTCCAATGGGTAAATCTCAGATTCTCaatcaaacattaaaaaaaaaaattaaaaacgaattaAAAAATCTAAGAACACAGATTACAAAAAAAAGGCAGTACCTTCGAGGCTATGGGGTTACAGTTAACGTTAACAGGAGTCGGAGAGAAATCAGAGGCCAAAACCATCttgcttttcttcctctttatcAGCTTGTTCTTCAGAGCACTCCGATTCAGATTGAAACAAGTTGTGGTTGTGgggatcttcttcttcttaatgCCGGAACCGGCTTCGACAAGGCTGTTCTGATTCTTCACTTCCAACCCCATCTCAAAATTGAGCTTACGCGGCGTCGcgaaatccaaatccaaatccagGTCCAAATCCACGGGAGCGTAAGCCCGGGGGACCAGCGGGGACCATATCGAGCTCTGCGAGTAGTCGAAATCAAATGCGGAGTTGTCCGGGAACTTGCAGAGCAGCTCGTTTGACATCACTGGCTGCAAATACTCCACCACTTTGCAAGCGCAGCTCAAACCcaaaaaactctctctctcttcttcttcttcttgctgtcTGAGTGAAGTAAGATAATATGTTTCTTCTTCTACTTCCATTAACGAAGTGAAAAGCTAACAACTTTGGTGTTTTTTGGTCGCAAAAGCTAAGATCTTTTGTGTTGGGAAGTTTGGTTTTGGAGCAGACTAAGGGGAAGGAGGACAAGACGGGACAAGAAAGTTACCGttgccgtgggttttagtgTTTGCTTTTAAAATGTCCAACGGCCGAAACAATGTGATGTCTGACCAAAAAACATTCTGAAGTCGGATCTAGGCCCAAACATTTGATATGTTAGATTTAGCCCTGCTTCTATTTCAAGcccaaaacaagtttttttttgtacttGAGATTTTACATTTCAATTAGCTCATGGAAATCGAGATTACTGAGTAATTTTTCTGCGTACATAAAACATGGATCACGTAGTGTTAATATTTAACTCAAATTATAATTCTTGTTGTAACACATTAAATGATACACAACGTGACTTGTATTTCTGGTACCGATTAAAATTTCTCTAACATTACAACCATGAACCTCCAAAATAAGAGAAGTAATTTCCACACTCTCATTTTTTCAACCTTGagttgaataaatcaaaataaattaaaggtaTAAACAAAAGAGGGgtgtaaaaagagaaaaagagtacTACACCAAAATAAGTCTCCTCCTTGTCTTGTTGATTTCCCCTACACAAAAGTAGAAGAATACATATGTTGAGTGGTCGGAGAAGTTCAAGTATATAAAAAGAGGGTTTCTGCCACTTAATATTGTTGTCgaatggtatttctcttcacttgtaagtgaaaggtcttaggttcgattttcgccaaatgagaatttgaactacattattaatagcccattgtaaggcttagcccaatctcccccctcccccacctcgataatgtagataatatcgtttattcaaaaaaaaaaaaaaaagtagtgctTTTTAGTCAAAACGGTCCCTATGATTGATATAACTCCTCACTATTTAGTCCttgacaatgaaaatcgatagaagtggtcttTGAATAAtttatggtggacaaactcataAACCACTTTTATCGATTTTTATTGTCCTAGACCAAATTGAAGAATTATATCAATCTCAGAGACAATTTTtgctaaaaagcctaaaaagagtccACATAATGTCGTATCAACCGTGTTAAGTATGAGAACAAATAACGTGAGTGATTTTAACACATCTCTTTTAGCCTTTTCATGTGTATTCAAGACAAGTGCCACAATCGCTAGCAAAACAGATATAGACAAGCATGTAACTCATAGGTAATAAAAACTCCACtattaatcataattaatttttgACTATTGTCAAAATTTCCACTGTAGTAAACTAAGACAAGTTTAACTTGGTTATTACACGATTAGTACAACCACAAGAGTTAAACCTCAATGTATCTAACCTTAATCTTTCTTCCTTATTTGACCTAAGTTTGAAATACAATCAAACTACATTGGAAGAAAAGATGATGGCTCCCTCAAAGTTTAAGGAAGCACCCAACGGCCGATGACATCCAGTACTAGGCTTTCAGCTACTTCCTTAGGAGGGATGTCAGCCCAAAACTCGACTCGCTTGCACTCCGCAGCAATCCTGGCAAGCAAGTTAGCAGCAGAATTGTCATCCCTAGTGACCGAGCGGAAAGTCACACTCCTAAACTTCTGCAAGTCATGAATGCAACGAAAAACAAGTCCTCTGGTCTCGGAGTCAGGTATCTTGGTCTCACCTGTTATCATCTGAAACAGAAATGGATGATTACCTTCGATCTGTAGGTAATCAATGCCTTCTGTCATGGCAAACTCAATTGCCCGGGAGAAAGCAATCAAATGCGTTGCCAAACCGTCCCTGACCTTGCCTGAAGGTCCAGCAATGGCAGATTTGAATACAGCATTGTGATCTCTCACAATGCAAGCAAAAGAACCAGTCCTTGATTCCGGCTCATGGTGACCAGCAAAGCTGATCTTCCATGCATTATTGGGGGGCGGAGTCCATGAAATGTGCTGGACAGGCACTATCCAATTAGCATTTAGCATATCTAGGAGAGGTCTTGCAGCCATATTTGTTTTTGTACTGAATGAGGCTACAGCTTAGCAACAAATACACAATGGCTACTAACTCGAACACTTAGACccaaatttataatatgagtttaCCTAACCACCTCGTCCAAAACAGGTCATCATGCCATTTCAGGTCATAGACTATAAGAAAGGTAAAATCGTGCTATGGAAAGAGACCGTTGAATACAGTCAATTGCCTTCTAAATGCAAGAAATCTACCAATTCTAGATATGCTATAGATGGCAAGAGACTGTTGCCAACGGCATCATAATTTTATAACATTTCGAGCAAAAACATAATTGACATTCTGAATAATGAACATGActagattttctttttaaactcGAGAACAGTTCAAACCTCACTTGCCATAGCTGGCAAGGGGTTGTTGGCAACGGTCATATAACTTATTCTGCAAGTTTAGATGCTGTATTTAAATTTGAACTCTAAAACATAATTTGAACATACTGGGTAAGTAACTTCTTCCCAAATTCCCTAAGGAGGAAGAGTTAGGTTACGAGTAGCAAAATCTTGTTGCCGAATGGTAACAGAACAGCCAAATTATAACAGGTTGACATAGAATCTTCAATTGAAAAGTTATCAACAGGAATGAGAGCTCTGGACTTATAGTCAACCAAGCGTGATTGGTGAAGAGTATAATTTCTCTCTTCTGCAAAATCAAGTGAAGGAGTTTTATGCGGAACTTAAATTTTGTGTCTCGATAATTCTTAGACCTTCTAGTTGTTCTTAGCTAGAACTGAAAGTCAGTACCTACTATGTGTCTGCAATGAAATATACAGAGAGTAAGACATGCCAAAAAATAAGATGGCATCTTATCCTTAACGACGAGTGAAAGTTTTATGCAGTTCTTTTGTTCCCAATTCCAGTATGGTGTGTGATTGTGGCCTTTCAGCCTCCGTGCCTTCGTGGTTACATTGGCAAACAAAAACTCCTAGGTATCAGGTTCAATGATGAGCACGAACCAAGAGTTTTAAGGCGTTCCATCAAATATATACGTTTCATAATATTGTTAAACTCACTGAACAGAAGACAAGTATACGAGAAAAGATTTTTAAGGCGTTCCATCATGATGCAAAAGAAAAGATGCTAAACATCTTGGGATAGTAAGAGATGAGCTATAGAGACAAGATTAAAAGTTCGAAAACTACTTATCGAAGGACTCGTAACTTCCGGAGAAATGCAGAATCTAATatagagagtgagagagaataGAAGTGTGCGTCGCTTTTGAGTGGAAAGCAAGCAAAATACAGTTCAGAAAAGTCTGCAATGTTCATATTTTCTCCACTGCCAAGCAAGAATATATTCAAAGGAAGCAACAAAAAATCTTGGACTACAAAGTAGTGAAGAGGAATCTTCTTTAATTAGCTTTACTTTATGTCCTGCCTATATATATCTCCCAAATGTTTTCTTGGAAGATGACTCAGTTAAGCAAAACATTTCAGACTGGTTTTTTTAGTGTTTTGGAGCTCACAATGTATTGCATGAGATTGAGCATCATACCAATTTTCTACATCTCCATTTCAATCACAACTTTCTCCATTCTATGTGGTAAGCAAGCGCTTCACTTTGTGTCCAAAGTCATTAATTTAGCCCTCCTCATGAGCGAGAGAAACTTACTTACGTTTGGAATGTCTCAATGGCGGTGTCTCGAGCCTATCACGCGCCAAAAAGTGTTTTCACTTCTCATATTGAAGTGTGTTATTGACTTGTAATACCGTCATTGTGGCAATATGTCACTATGACAATATTCCAAGCCTATCATTTAACTTTGCACATTGGAGTGCGTAATTGACGAGTTACCATTAGTGTAACGTACCAGTTGCATGCAAGTTCTTTTTTCCTACATACAACTTACATTGCTTGGACAACTTTTACAACTAATTctatggtttgttttggtgcAGATGCAAGAAGTTTTGCCCAATTCTTTAAACTACACAAAAGCAATTCAATCCATGAATTAGAGAAGAACAAGCTGAAAGCAATATATCACTTGGACTTACAATTTCCATTGCCTTCCCCAAATATTGAATTTACACCGTCCGATGCGagctctccctctccctcaTCATCACCACCGTTGGATTCACGAGCACCAGGAAACCTCCCTCTTCCAGATCCATACTCTGTACTCCCACCCATTCCTTCAACCCCACCTCTTGCAAATCCTCCTTCATCTGGGCCCACTTCCTCACCCATCCCAAACCCACCACAAAATGGGCCTAGCCCATACCCACCAACCACAATCCCAATCCCGCCCAAAAATTCTCCTATCCCACCCAAATCCATCCCAACCCAACCAATCTCTCTGCCCCCTATAGCTTCCCCTCCGCCGTCCGGGCCACCATCTCCTCCGCACAAAAAGCCACCACAGTCTGCAGCGTGGTGCGTGGCCAACCCGGCGGTGCCGGACCCGATAGTCCAAGAAGCCCTAGACTATGCATGTGGGTCGGGGGCGGACTGCAAGTCTATCCAGCCCAGTGGGTCCTGCTACAAGCCCGACACATTGTTGTCGCATGCTTCGTACGCCTTCAACAGTTACTGGCAGAAGACCAAGGAGGCTGGAGGCACTTGTGATTTTGGAGGGACTGCCATGCTTGTCAAAGTGGATCCAAGTAAGTCCAAATTGTTCCTTCGACAAAATAAAAAGTCCAAATTGCTCCCAATCAAGATAGAATTTTCAATACTAATTGTCCTTATATATATTTGGCATACTGTACTTGATATTTCGCAGAGCTTTGATCTAGacatttattttgaatttattatTAACAACGCAAGGGGAAAGAGTTCGAAACTTTTACAACATTTTAGGGTAAAGAGAGTTTTGAATCCGAAACGCATGGTTAGAAATCTAAGATGCTATCTACTAAAATATAGCACCGCATGCTGATTCAAGAACACTGACACACAGCATGctaattaacaaattaatcCTTGCATGATTGTGACACGGCAGGTTTTGATGGATGCAAATTCTTCTACAAGGGATAATTCatgaagaagataaagaaaACTCTATTGCACGGAATATATTCCCTTTGAGATTTCCAGATTGTCCAGAAACTGCAAGCACTTGTATATTTCTTTCATTTAGCAGGATTAGCAAGAAGGATGAGTTTTTATTCTATCAATAAGTACCAACTCGTGTGGAGAATGATctcatataattatatatttggtTGGAAGGGAGCGAACAGCTGCCCAATTACTTGCATTCGATGCCTTCATTCTTTGAAGGGTTTGTTAATTAATGAACATTATCAAGTGAAAGCAAATGAAATGATGTAATTAATAACTAATTTTAAAGAGAAATGTTATTTAGACTCTCCCAATTGGAACTTGCTTAAAcatgtaatatttttcttttattgagCTGTAACATATACATAGAGTTAGGAGCATCTCGAGTAGTGCTTTTATATCCAGTCCTTACAACTATTTAGTCCTTaggaagcctttaagggaaagaatttttattttatttttttataaaaatagggattagGTGTGGGGTCCACACCATATCGAATTTTAACAATCCgaactgtttattttttaagttgcacctcatagatcatccttgcaaaatattagtcaaatca from Pyrus communis chromosome 7, drPyrComm1.1, whole genome shotgun sequence encodes the following:
- the LOC137738795 gene encoding uncharacterized protein, with translation MEVEEETYYLTSLRQQEEEEERESFLGLSCACKVVEYLQPVMSNELLCKFPDNSAFDFDYSQSSIWSPLVPRAYAPVDLDLDLDLDFATPRKLNFEMGLEVKNQNSLVEAGSGIKKKKIPTTTTCFNLNRSALKNKLIKRKKSKMVLASDFSPTPVNVNCNPIASKVWNKVLKAASKHFKKKKKDPMDHVRFSNYLRSDGNI
- the LOC137740483 gene encoding uncharacterized protein — translated: MAARPLLDMLNANWIVPVQHISWTPPPNNAWKISFAGHHEPESRTGSFACIVRDHNAVFKSAIAGPSGKVRDGLATHLIAFSRAIEFAMTEGIDYLQIEGNHPFLFQMITGETKIPDSETRGLVFRCIHDLQKFRSVTFRSVTRDDNSAANLLARIAAECKRVEFWADIPPKEVAESLVLDVIGRWVLP
- the LOC137738768 gene encoding proline-rich receptor-like protein kinase PERK12 — protein: MYCMRLSIIPIFYISISITTFSILCDARSFAQFFKLHKSNSIHELEKNKLKAIYHLDLQFPLPSPNIEFTPSDASSPSPSSSPPLDSRAPGNLPLPDPYSVLPPIPSTPPLANPPSSGPTSSPIPNPPQNGPSPYPPTTIPIPPKNSPIPPKSIPTQPISLPPIASPPPSGPPSPPHKKPPQSAAWCVANPAVPDPIVQEALDYACGSGADCKSIQPSGSCYKPDTLLSHASYAFNSYWQKTKEAGGTCDFGGTAMLVKVDPSFDGCKFFYKG